One genomic segment of Heptranchias perlo isolate sHepPer1 chromosome 3, sHepPer1.hap1, whole genome shotgun sequence includes these proteins:
- the LOC137320276 gene encoding histone H2B 1/2-like: MPEDKKAAAKKGAKKTLNKAPAKGGKKRRKSRKESYAIYIYKVMKQVHPDTGISSKAMSIMNSFVNDIFERIAGEASRLAHYNKRHTISSREIQTSVRLLLPGELAKHAVSEGTKAVTKYTSSK, translated from the coding sequence atgcctgaggacaagaaagcagctgccaagaagggcgccaagaaaaccctgaataaagcaccagccaagggcggcaagaagcggagaaagtcgaggaaggagagttatgctatctacatctacaaagtgatgaagcaggttcaccccgacaccggcatctcctccaaggccatgagcatcatgaactcctttgtgaacgatattttcgagcgcatcgcgggagAGGCTTctcgcctggcccattataataaacgccACACCATCagttcccgggagatccagacttccgtgcgcctgctgctgcccggagaactggccaagcacgccgtgtcggaagggacaaaggcggtgaccaagtacaccagctccaagtaa